The Astatotilapia calliptera chromosome 22, fAstCal1.2, whole genome shotgun sequence region tacacggactccacacaaagacgtaaacacagacccgacgcatcagaatcagctttgtctttctcggctttctcacccgacggcccgtagacggacacgctgtcggagctcagCGATCCTGATGCatccggtccgcgctgtgtttacgtctttttgcgctgattctgagctgcaggttttgtctctccaaccaaaatccaccgagccagcagcaaaagaagcagcaaactgcgcttcacatttgatcaatgtcgtcatgaattttgcttccacgactattaaaatcacatccatgcacagctagctctctctctctctgtacttcaagaataGTTTCTcatctccaatctctgttttctgtattattcattcgcttattacccaccagtctaccgctgtttacagcgctgtggctgctgtctttttctttttttcacttaaatgaccttggacaagaaagcctattttttctgttgttcagtactgaagaaatttaaactttatatgcagaacattgcagaatatttttaaggttatctgctataaaaagccagaccaggaaaatctccttcatgtttttctgtgttttattctcagttactttcacacaaaggcatctgctgtgatgttcacaattctgatgaagtcagtactgataaatgatcagaattataatatttctgactgtctgaggctaagttgaatcgaattGGGACTTTGAAAActggaatcgaatggattatagaaatcagtgatgatacccagccctagtgagcagcctaggcaggacagaagtggatgtagctgtaataggaaaagaactattgctaacttttctgttaaggccTGAtgcttctgaaattcatagccagctctgacacggtgtcatcaatctttgaatgctgaaaaagcacagtgtatccagaaaaacacattatattatatcaattattataaaatttgtgtgcgcctaacttttgtggcggtacgcctaactttttaaagttttaaagtaCCTGTATGCCCATGGCAAAAaattagtctagagccctgcaaactggaagctggttccacagaagaggggcctgaaaactgaaggctctgcctcccattctacttttaaatactctaggaacaacaagtaggcctgcagagcgagagcgaagtgctctaatagggtgatatggtactacaaggtcattaagataagatggggcctgattaattaagaccttgtatgtgaggagcaggattttgaattcaattctggatttaacaggaagccaatgaagggaagccaaaacagaagaaatatgctctctctttctagtccctgtcaggactcttgctgcagcattttggattagctgaaggcttttcagggagttttttaggacatcctgataataatgaattacagtagtccagcctggaagtaataaatgcatgaactagtttttcagcgtcactctgagacaggatatttctaactttagagatgttgcacaaatggaagaacgcagtcttaggggccgagtacaataacctcagtttgatctgaattaagaagcagaaagttagcggccatccaggtctttatgtctttaagacattcctgcagtttaactcattggtgtgtgttatctggcttcatggacagatagagctgggtgtcatctgcatagcagtgtaaatgtatgctatgtcttctaatgatgctgcctaagggaagcatgtataatgtaaacagaattggtcctagcactgaaccctgtggaactccataattaacctcagtgtgtgaagaggactctccatttacatgcacaaactggagtctattagatagatatgatacaaaccactgcagtgcagtacctgtaatacctacagcatgttctaatcgctctaataggatattatggtcgacagtatcgaacgatgcactgaggtctagcaggacaagcacagagatgagtccactgtcagaggccataagaagatcatttgtaaccttcactaaagctgtttctgtgctgtgatgagcgctgaaacctgactgaaactcttcaaataaaccattcctctgcagatgatctgttagctgtttgacaactactctttcaaggatgtttgatataaaggaaggttggagattggcctataattagctaagactgctgggtctagagatgctttttgagtaaaggtttaactacagccagcttgaaggcctgtggtacatagctgaatattagagataggttgatcatatttaagatcgaagaattaattaatggcaggacttctttgagcagttttgtaggaatggggtctaaaagacacgttgatggtttggaggaagtaattatccgattgttcagtctgacgtcactagccgtgtctgggcctaaactccgctgcaggtccatatatcaaacgatcactatggcattactgagagttgaaaaactgtctaaagtctttcatctttaataaaatgatcagcattctgctctaccaggtgtaacaattgagtttaacatccaggcatccatgaaaacggaatttatgacatttaacggagttagaagttagcagggagttagctcgctagcttctatctaaatacaatatagcatgtcctgactgcggggttttggaaacaaattaaaacgtacagctctgttatcacttccagcataaatgaggacagaaaactaaacagcagtgacgtttgtagggttactgaagtttggctagctggtatataatgatgtgctacgtgaccgctagcgacacagctatgttagcataatataaacaagctaactttttttccactcgataaaagttaacgtgagtgttctcggtggtcaggaacaaatgtaatcgcatggcagtaTCGcatgtaaaaggaccaaacttcagccaggagaacaactgagataatccatccacaatacgaggttagtcattcatatactgctgcatgggctgggctgtagttacatcctaaggttttaaaaactgagcttaaattaatgattagcggtaataaaagccgagggaggtcaacagggatcactgactgttttaggagctttttgagatcaaatagaagaaaatacaaaacattaaacatgttaacaacacaaaatccatattaaacgcagactactttagacccggaagtaggattcgtcacgtcatcacttaacgaccggattgaagttaactcagaaagatcaattggagaaaaagagtctaacttaacatcaatggtactaagagtagctgtagataatattacataaGACAGATAATATTACACAAGacagtgcgcatgcgccaaccagcgtgcagcctgttacagtcgctcctgcttttctcttagtttagctcttttttcttacgtattcttttttttttctgacttgtattttcctccgttttctatctcttactcaatcatgtggattgagagagtttttgttcttctggtggccgtggaactgttacttttatcatggaacgggaccgcggcacatctcctacacgcacggactgtttactccagagatcagctgatcgccctgatgccggccggctcgctggccaggcccgcagaagtgcccgcagaagtaccagctgaaatttggaggaaaacacatcggggatgcagaggtcaaggacagaagagaagaaaaaaggtgacggtgagacagcggaggctcgaagcgaggaggaggtataaaccgtgtctgccgtctatcgtgatgggaaatgtgcgatcattggcaagtaaaatcgacgagctctcagcactggtacggagtcagagggaataccgagagtgtagcctgatgtgtttcaccgaatcatagctgcaccaggtcattcccgatgagaatgcttccgtggaaggcttccacactgttcgggcggacagggacagcatcgctagcggtaagcgtaaaggaggtgggcttgctgttttagttaacaaccggtggtgtaaccctgccaacataacaatcaaagaaaggagttgttgcccggacactgaactgtgtgctgttggactcaggccgtattatttacccagggaattctctcacgtcatcttggtggctgtttatgttcccccctctgctaaccccacagctgcatgtgacactatccactctgccatagctcggctacagactcagcacccgagtgcctttattgtgatctcgggtgacttcaaccatgtatcactggacaatacactaccaacattcaaacaatatgtggactgtcccaccaggggagagaaaactttagacttactgtatgctaacgtcaaggatgcatacagctcctcctccctccccccacttggtaggtcagatcataacctgattcaccccaccccccgctatgtgccaattgtgaggagggaacctgtgaccaccaggactgttaggaggtggtcagaggaggcaatagcggaactacagggctgttttgaggtgaccgactgggaaacactctgtgagcctcacgccgaggacatcaatgggcttactgagtgtatcacagactacataactttctgcaccgactccattgttccagctcagactgttcattgttacccaaataacaagccgtgggtgactaaggacatcaaagccctcctcaacaacaagaagagggctttcagagggggcaacaaagaggaggtgaggaaggtccaggtgttactaaaggacaagatcagagaggctaaggacaattacaggaggaagctggagtggaaactccagcagaacagcatgagagaggtgtggaggggcatgaagaccatcactggattcaggccaaccaacagcaggggagctgagggaggtgagaatagagccaacgagttgaatctgtttttcaatagattcgacaccacagtgtctgctcccacccccacaacctcacctgcagtcagcctggaatccagagccacaccactgtgccagcctctctcttcacatgttgcctcctgtgagattcctgacacccctcccccacccatcaccttcactcaataccaggttgagatgcaaatgaggagacttcactcaggcaagtctgctggaccagacggagtgagtccccttgtcctcaaggcctgtgccccccagctgtgtggagtctttcataaactgtttatgctgagtctgagtctgcagagggtcccggtgatgtggaagacatcatacctcgtccctgtaccaaagacgccacgtcccagtggcccccaggattacaggcccgtggcactgacctcccacatcatgaagaccctggaaaggctcatcctggaccagctgcgacccatagtaagaccacatctggatccccttcagttcgcttatcagcctcgtctcggaacagaggacgccatcatctacctgctcaatcgtgtctacacccatctggaccagccggcgagcactgtgagggtcatgttttttgacttttccagtgctttcaacaccatcaggccgaccctcctgggtgataagttagcagcgatgcaggtggatgcttctctggtgtcctggattgttgattacctgacaggaagaccacaatatgtacgtctcccacagtgtgtgtctgacaaggtgattagcaacacaggggcaccacaggggactgtcctctcccccttcctcttcaccctctacaccacagacttcagccactgcacagagacctgccatcttcagaagttttctgatgactctgcggtggttggatgcatcagcagggatgatgagacagagtaccgggctgtggtcgactcctttgtcacgtggtgtgagcagaatcatctgcagctcaacgtggcaaagaccaaggaactgatcgtggacttcaggaagaccaggaaacacttgacccctgtttcaatccagggggtcagtgttgacattgtggaggactataaataccttggagtacacattgacaataaactggactgggctaaaaacaccacagcactttacaggaagggccagagtcgtctctattttttgaggcgactgaggtccttcaacatctgccagaaaatgctgaggattttctatgagtctgtggtggccagtgcgatcctctatgctgttgcatgctgggggagcaggctgagggtcgcagatgccaacagacttaataaactgatccgtaaggccagcaatgttgtggggatggagctggactccctcaaggtggtgtcggagaggcggatgctgtccaagataaagacaatgttggataacacctcccacccactccatgacatgctggtcagccacaggagctcgttcagtgagagactgagattaccgaaaagcaccactgaacgacacaggaaatcattcctgcctgtggccatctccctgtacaacgcatccacttaacacactgtttgctgctacagctacacatgtttcttttccaactatttatttataagtgacttatgtatgtatgtatatatatgtatatattgtactattcttagttagcgtattgtctgtcttgtcttaatgttggtttaaaatggagcactgtaacaaaaaataatttcccccagggatcaataaagtattctgattctgattctgattctgatctgtgggatgattattggtaattttttctctaatgataaaaatttatttgtgaagaagttcatgaagtcattactagttaacgttaaagggattgttggctcaaaagagctctgactttttgtcagcctggctacagagctgaagagaaacctggggttgttcttattttcttcaatcagtgatgaatagtaagatgttctggctttgtggagggctttcttataaagcagcaaactatttctccaggctaaatgatgatcctctaaatttgtaacacgccatttcctctccagattacgagtcatctgctttaggcagatccacatttgactgttttactctttggtgctGTTgaggatactgtattgttctttctttgtgatatttttatgtttaagtctGATATCAATGAAAGAATCTGACTTTAagtttaatattttcatgtgtcttTATTTTGACTAATAGGTGGTTGATTAATTCTCACAGTTGGTTTAAGTCTGTCACCAGCATGACTGTTAATAAAGGTTTGATGAGAAGGCAATGGCGTGCTGCTGCTGTCGGTCTTTTTTAGCAGAGTTTATGACGAGCCCTCGGGGCCAATCAGCCTCTCCGGAGGTCTAATCAGAGAAGACTGATTGGTGAAGTCTGATGTCAGATAACAACAGCAGAGAAAGCAGACAGTCCCGGTTTAAAGTGAACACATGTTCAGGAGGTTCATACATTTATAAGCTTATAATTTAAACttgaaacagcagctgaaaatgaaaacagcagaaacaaatgTCACCATGAactttggagaaaaacaagcaaaccttAACTGTAAATGTTCAGTTCCATGTTATCATCTGATTTAAGGTTCAGAGTGGGTGTGAATGATCGAAACAAGGATCCTAAACTGTGTCGGGGGGCAGAGACTTctcagtgagcagcagatgaATGTGGAAGGAAAGTGTTTGGTCTCACTGGGCAGATCCCCTTTCAgctcctgattttttttttcaacattatgtttattaaagttttacatatatacatatataaagtacatacacaaacaaattTACACAATAAACGAAACACAAGGTACATGCAATGAAAGCACTTCAGTCCATGAGACCTCTGACAGATtttaaagaataattttcaGATTGCAGCATATGGTTGTGGTCCTGTACAGGGAATAGCTAGGCTGTCCCTGTCTCACACAGTAAACCAGATAGATCTTTATTCCCAATATACTGGATGTAGCACCCCCAAATTTTCTGGAAAATTTCTTGTTTATCTTTTAGAGTATATGTAATTTTCTCTAATGGTAAACATAAAGACAATTCTTTGAACCAATGTGAAATACTTGGTTTGCCAAGACTCCTCCACGTTAGAGCGATCACTCTCTTTGCTTGTAGTATTCCCATGTTTATGAAGATTTTTTCAAAATGATCTATGTTACACCCTACAGGATATAATCCCAGTAGGAAAAGTTTGGGATCCATCACAAGTTTAATTGACAAAATCTCTTTTATCATTGCTCCAACCTCTTCCCAAAACTCCTTTATTTTTGGACATGACCATAAACAGTGGAGCAATGTGCCCTTATCTTCTTCACATCTATTACAGATATCAGGAATCTGCATATTAAATTTGTTaagtttttctggtgttatgtACACTCTCATCAACCAATTAAATTGTAGCAATTTTAGACGTGTGTTCCCTGTCTGTGTTTGGGCTAGCTTACATGCTCTactccattgttccactgtCAAGTCCTCCTGTAAGTCATACCTCCAAGCTTCAAGCTTAGCAGCAGATGAATCAGGAGAGGATGTCATCATCAAGTTATATAATTCAGATATCATCCCTCTACCACTGGGGTTTTTGGTTAGGATTTTCTCTAATGTGGACAGCGGGGGAATATGTGTAAAATCATTATGATAAGACCTGATAAAACTCCTAAACTGTAGGTATTTGAAAAAGTGCTTTCGGGGAATATTAAATTTAGAGATTAGTTGTTCAAAACTTAAAAGTCTTCCATCACCCCCGAAAGCATCCTTCACCAGTCCCAGCCCCGAGTCTGCCCACATTTTAAAACCACCGTCCGCCCTACCTGGGGCAAAATAATTGTTTCCCCAAATCGGGCTAAAAACGGAGAGGGGAGATTTTACGTTTAAATATCTTTGAGTGACATGTACGAtataaatcgtgtttttaactaTAGGATTAAGCGTAATgtctttgagtttattatatttatcaGAGTATACATATGTAGGAAGTGGAAGCCTAAGAGAGAGACTCAATAGTTCTCCATGCGGGGGGCTTTTCTACAGCATAATAGAACATTATAGTTCTTAACTGGGCTGCCCAGTAATACCAAACCATGTTAGGACATTGCAGCCCTCCTGCATCAAAGGGCAAGTACAAAAGTGATAAGCGAAGTCTGGGACGCTTGTTATTCcataaaaactgattaaacagtttTGAGCTCctgattttttatttcaaactgaAGCTCATTGAATGCCAGATTCCTGCTACACCGTCACACACCCACAGCTCTGACAGCTGAGCTCAACCAGCCTGACCAACCCAATGACTTCAAGGTTTCCTGTAAATCTAATCACTGCGCTCTTTACGTCTGATGCATCAGACGattgtgttttattgctttgaTATAAAACTGCATCACTTTCATCGTGTTTAGTATCGTCATGTCCATCAGTACATATAAGGGTGTActgttatattaaatattacagGTAATATTcagtaattttgcaaaactttcAATCTTTGGACTTTCAAATAAAATCCATGAATTTCCTTCACCAAACTGGAGCACTGAGCTCTTGGATGGTCTGATGATGGTCTGATGAACAATAATTACTTGTCAGATCATTATTTACAAAAATGATATTACAATGAAAATGccattaaaatgctccaaaaggctccaacagcacaaacatggtccagaggtccagttcaatCGCTCCACTTAGCTGAGGTCAAGCCtcgcagacagctagcagctacagacACCTGTGTCACCGTCCACCTGtaagtcaaagaggccacaccCCTAACAAACTGCAAACCTTAATCCACAGGTGAGTTATAAAACATTGTCCCCCTGTACAGGTGTTAGGAAGGGAGACATTATCTATAAAGACCAGTTTGTGTATCAGACTGTAAacatttctttctgctgttttaacatgggagtctatggggactgactcactgctgcctctgctggacgtcagaggaactgcaggtgtTGGCTGAAGACGTGAACAGATTGTAAATCATGAAGTCTTTGGAGCCGTGCAGCTTTATGAAGAAtctttattaacaaaaataaattaatctgAAAGACAAACaccaaaaactttaaaacaaagactAAAATATGGAGCGAGACGATTGGTGAAGAGTGCACTTCTGTCTTTCTGAGCACTGTCTGTGTGAGCGCCCAGACCGAGTTTAGGTCCTCATGAGGAAAATGTGTGCGAGTGGTCAGTAGCAGCGCAGGAAGAAGGTGTTGCAGGCTGTTCCTCTCAGACAGTCGCAGAGCCGACCAATCCGAGGTCCGTGCTTCATCGCACACCGCTCACCCACATCACACTgatgaagacagagagagaggattcAGGCTGCATCACAATGGACCGATGCAGAATCACACGTTtcctcagaaaaataaagaaacactgAGAAACATCTGAGGGTCACGAAGCTTAAGCACTGACTGCCCACAGGTCCTGGACTCACTGTCACAACATGAGTCGAGGGTTGGTGAAGTCAGGCACTCACGGCTGCGTTTGTCCTCACAGCCTTTTAAACTTCCTCTGCTGTAGAGTCAAAACTATGATGTAGTTGTATAATTTGTATTCTGAGTTGTAATCTTTGTCAatctatatttttaaaaaagagttaCATAACTAGctaaagtaaatgtaaaaagcCTCTCTGTCCTGAGCTGAGCAGCTCTAAACTTTGGACTGTAAAACCAGTGCTCGCTGTATTTTCTCTGGACTGGGCTCCAGTTCGTCTATTATTTGTCCATCCAGGCTCTCAGCCTCTGATGGGTTTAATCATCACATCAGCCCCATCCTGCGAGATTTTACTGATCACTTTTGAAGCTCTTCAGCAGCTCAGAACTGCGAGTCAGTTCTCAGCCTCGGGTCCTTTACGTGGTCTTTTTTCATCACGACCCCTCAGAGGCGAGATTTCATGATCGTCTCTCGTCATTCATGATCCTGAATCATATCagaactttttttatttggatCTGCGCTCGCTGCTTTCAGTCGAAGCACTTTGGAAACGTTCTTTCAGAagatgcttaaaaaaataaataaataacatcgtGTCAAAGTGTTCTCACCCGCGGGATCACGCTGGCTTTTTTCTCCACAGAGAGACCGGCTGAGCTGTCAGCTTCATCCAGAAGACCCTGCAGAGCTtcagcctgcacacacacacacacacacttgtaaaatgaaatattaCTAGTGTCACAGATTCATCTCTGAGACTTCATGGGGAAActttataaattttaaaaagtaacttacagaaaacaaaaacagcaaacatttaataaaaaataaaacatgaatgttTTCTCTCCTTAAgagatcgtggctcaagagttgggagtttgccttgtaatcggaaggttgccggttcgagccccggcttggacagtctcggtcgttgtgtccttgggcaagacactccacccgttgcctactggtggtggtcagagggcccggtggcgccagtgtccggcagcctcgcctctgtcagtgcgccccagggtggctgtggctacaatgtagctgccatcaccagtgtgtgaatgactggatatgtaaagcgctttggggtccttagggactagtaaagcgctatataaatacaggccatttaccatttaaatccTCAGAAATATGAATCTCATTCAGTTTGTGTCTGCGGACTCAGTAATAGCTGTGACTTCATGTATATTTTGGTTTCAgtctgtttcagttttaccgtctttaatttatttttcatatttcactctaaaaaaactgctgttaattatctttattttaactgtgcTTCGTAGCACACTTTGTCTCTTGTACTAGTTAACAAAGTCAGAATCAGGTTTCTCATCACATGATATTCTACCTACAGtcaaaaactgtattttattgCTTCCTTTAGTCGGTCTTTAAATGAAGCACAAATGTCATCAGATTAAACATTTGAATCTTATTTGATTAGAAAACACAAGCagaccttttcaaaataaaagacatacAAAGATCACGTATGAGACAGATGACTCACCAGCTCACTGGTTGTGAGTCCGAGGGTTGGGTCATCGGGCGCGGACAGCAGGTGGCTGTTGCCTGACCTTTGGCCTTGACAGAGAGAtgtcagcacagacagaca contains the following coding sequences:
- the cart4 gene encoding cocaine- and amphetamine-regulated transcript 4, yielding MESKRAVVYLSVCLSVLTSLCQGQRSGNSHLLSAPDDPTLGLTTSELAEALQGLLDEADSSAGLSVEKKASVIPRCDVGERCAMKHGPRIGRLCDCLRGTACNTFFLRCY